In the genome of Trichoplusia ni isolate ovarian cell line Hi5 chromosome 27, tn1, whole genome shotgun sequence, one region contains:
- the LOC113505822 gene encoding serine/threonine-protein kinase PAK 2 → MSGRSSRGVFGKLFSKKQPREREERATDIGMPTDVKQHIHVSKNSETGMLEGLPLSWLRLLNTQITPAEQNENPDAAIQAVKFHMYSIKKEKAPDEPFKPFLTDEAITEENKEIEKLLDHKNAHQSQDSDLSIGQSSEEEVTTNDIFSQRQTMPAAPIKHTMKKKDAVMDLTAVVEDLSVIGNDPEESPILRKKELRYATLTDEEIYDELKKICNKDDPYVRFERIKQLGAGASGVVFVAIDSKDNSKVAIKDIDLTKQSKKELILNEINVLKGFNHKNLVNFLDAFLSYDHLWVVMELLDGGSLNYVVTEVVMKEGQIAAVCRETLQAIAFLHSKGTIHRDIKSDNVLLGMDGIVKVTDFGFSANIVGDEKRQTMVGTPYWMAPEVVTRKQYGKKVDVWSLGIMGIEMIEGEPPYMKESPLRALYLIAAVGRPKIPRWDKLSPDFQDFLNKCLQVDVDLRAAADELLRHPFLDCAMELRTLTPLIRAAQKIHHKSYD, encoded by the exons ATGAGTGGGCGATCGAGCCGTGGCGTGTTTGGTAAACTCTTCTCTAAGAAGCAGCCCAGGGAGAGAGAAGAGCGAGCAACAGACATCGGTATGCCGACTGACGTGAAACAACACATTCATGTCAGCAAGAACTCAGAAACGGGCATGCTGGAAGGTTTACCTCTATCTTGGTTGAGATTGTTGAATACCCAGATTACACCCGCTGAGCAAAATGAGAACCCTGATGCGGCCATCCAGGCCGTCAAGTTCCACATGTACtcaattaaaaaggaaaagGCGCCCGATGAACCATTCAAGCCTTTCCTCACGGATGAGGCGATTACTGAGGAAAACAAAGAAATCGAGAAACTACTAGATCATAAAAATGCTCACCAGAGTCAAGACTCTGACTTGTCCATTGGTCAGAGTAGTGAGGAGGAGGTCACTACCAATGATATCTTCTCTCAGAGGCAGACCATGCCTGCAGCACCCATCAAGCACACCATGAAGAAGAAAGATGCTGTGATGGACTTAACAGCTGTAGTTGAAGACTTAAGTGTTATTGGTAATGACCCAGAGGAGAGTCCAATCCTGAGGAAGAAGGAGCTGAGGTACGCAACACTCACTGACGAAGAGATTTATGATGAATTgaagaaaatatgtaataaagaTGACCCTTATGTCCGGTTTGAGAGGATCAAACAACTTGGTGCGGGGGCTTcag GTGTGGTGTTCGTCGCTATAGATAGTAAGGACAACTCCAAAGTAGCGATCAAGGATATAGACTTAactaaacaaagcaaaaaagaaCTAATACTCAATGAAATCAATGTATTGAAGGGATTCAACCACAAGAATCTGGTGAACTTCCTCGACGCATTCCTCAGCTACGACCACCTGTGGGTAGTGATGGAGCTGCTGGACGGGGGCTCTCTCAACTACGTCGTGACAGAAGTCGTCATGAAAGAAGGACAGATAGCGGCCGTGTGTCGGGAGACACTGCAGGCTATAGCATTCCTGCACTCCAAAGGCACAATACATAGGGATATCAAGTCTGACAACGTACTCCTTGGCATGGATGGCATTGTGAAAGTCACAGACTTCGGTTTCTCTGCCAATATCGTCGGTGATGAGAAACGCCAGACAATGGTCGGCACGCCTTACTGGATGGCGCCAGAGGTAGTCACAAGAAAGCAATACGGTAAAAAAGTGGACGTGTGGTCATTAGGTATAATGGGCATCGAAATGATAGAGGGTGAACCACCGTACATGAAAGAGTCTCCGCTGAGGGCTCTCTATCTGATCGCAGCAGTTGGACGCCCCAAGATCCCGAGGTGGGACAAGCTGTCGCCGGACTTCCAGGACTTCTTGAACAAATGTTTACAAGTCGACGTAGACTTAAGAGCGGCTGCTGATGAACTGCTAAGACACCCATTCCTCGACTGTGCCATGGAACTGAGGACACTGACGCCGCTCATCCGAGCCGCTCAAAAGATACATCACAAGAGTTATGATTGA
- the LOC113505823 gene encoding methionine synthase reductase — MVLDYTLEDIINSLPAAESYSLPALKQNPLKIEYTKNEDIETTYNGSEPPLPFASSDLFHANIIDWRRLTATEGDCKAVYEITFDTKRSKLDFKAGDTIGVIPHNDDSDVNFIISHLNLETTADLSYSLSIDKSVKGSKIPPHIPVKSTIRHVLANCVDLRSVLKKLFLLALSKHTQNDKERKFLEYLCSKEGTEAYSAHILNNNLCVLDIFTNFKSCRPPVEVLLANLPRLLPRPYSIVNSGLKCDSVLKICFSVMTNNNRKGLTTGWLENMVLKENMLLESQIEKLSLTSNVCKETVPIYHRKNVSMFALPGDLSTPLILIGPGTGVSPFIGFLEEREHIKSSNADMSLGEVWLFFGCRNPDLDFIYEEELNGFLSRGILNKLCTAFSRVDTDEIKYIQDSIAQNGKEVTKLIKNGAAIYICGDLNSMAAEIKEVLIKCLIDHDEKSVEDARNIIIEMQNQKKYIVDTWS; from the exons ATGGTTCTAGATTATACATTGGAAGATATTATTAACTCTTTACCAGCAGCAGAATCCTATAGTTTGCCGGCATTGAAgcaaaatcctttaaaaatagAGTACACGAAAAATGAA GATATAGAAACTACTTACAATGGTTCGGAACCTCCTTTGCCATTTGCTAGCAGTGATCTGTTTCATGCCAATATTATTGATTGGAGGCGTCTAACTGCTACAGAGGGTGATTGTAAAGCTGTTTATGAAATTACTTTCGATACCAAG cGCAGTAAACTCGACTTCAAAGCTGGAGACACAATTGGTGTTATTCCACACAATGATGACTCTGATGTAAATTTCATAATTAGTCATCTCAATTTGGAGACAACTGCAGATCTCAGCTACAGTTTATCTATAGATAAAAGTGTCAAAGGAAGCAAGATCCCTCCTCATATTCCTGTAAAATCTACAATTAGGCATGTTCTAGCAAATTGTGTGGATCTCAGAAGTGTACTGAAAAAG CTGTTCCTGCTAGCTTTATCAAAACACACACAGAATGATAAGGAAAGAAAGTTTCTAGAATATTTGTGCAGCAAGGAGGGCACAGAGGCATACTCAGCACACATTCTGAACAACAATCTCTGTGTGCTGGACATATTCACCAATTTCAAGAGTTGTAGGCCGCCGGTTGAAGTGTTACTAGCCAATCTGCCCAGATTACTACCTAGACCATATTCCATAGTCAACAGTGGTCTCAAATGTGACTcagtgttaaaaatatgtttctctGTAATGACAAACAATAATAGGAAAGGTCTTACAACTGGTTGGTTGGAAAATATggtgttaaaagaaaatatgctACTTGAaagccaaattgaaaaattaagtttaacaaGTAATGTCTGCAAAGAAACAGTACCAATTTATCATAGAAAAAATGTTAGCATGTTTGCTTTGCCAGGAGATTTAAGTACACCTTTAATTTTGATTGGTCCTGGCACTGGAGTTTCGCCTTTTATTGGATTTTTAGAGGAAAGGGAACATATAAAGAGTTCTAACGCTGATATGTCTTTGGGTGAAGTCTGGCTGTTCTTTGGATGCAGAAACCCAGACTTAGATTTTATTTACGAGGAAGAACTAAATGGGTTTTTGTCAAgaggaatattaaataaactttgtacAGCATTTTCAAGGGTGGATACtgacgaaataaaatatattcag GACTCAATAGCACAGAATGGAAAGGAAGTTacaaaactcattaaaaatgGCGCCGCTATTTATATCTGTGGCGATCTAAATTCTATGGCAGCTGAAATCAAGGAGGTTCTAATAAAATGTCTTATTGATCATGACGAAAAGAGTGTGGAGGATGCTCggaatattataatagaaatgCAGAACCAAAAGAAATATATTGTAGATACATGGAGTTAA
- the LOC113505825 gene encoding uncharacterized protein LOC113505825: MANYIAFAIAIVLKFAAVYSDDDEEKMTAIETQEEEWHMDFMPTGYLPDSVYRELAWYGILQIQPLHHSSKYKIAAQLIWQHTLGRPHVIMENPPQSTQSPGKVSRQILAEEAAKWSREQRAAQEVLMENIKSGGNGLTVRTVVSGRKKSIYIIQNGNYYKCPHGSEPDLDAYRVQANMHERKCTFGKQSIPVPLDPCIEAEVAPIEYSFHEGWMFCLGNGERENNYFQNGTLDCGNKTKIAVSEFLEECAIDNNIVITFDYFGDEPRKDMMHNATLCTTWDPCRLSYLYRLEPPPAEMMPAFPTTSQNPCETTVCPECLEENVTEGGYQIQAGDEYDRGAEFVPTL, encoded by the exons ATGGCGAACTACATAGCGTTTGCTATTGCAATAGTCCTAAAG TTTGCTGCAGTATACTCTGACGACGATGAAG AAAAGATGACGGCAATAGAAACACAAGAGGAAGAA tGGCACATGGATTTCATGCCT aCGGGTTACCTACCCGACAGTGTGTACCGAGAGCTGGCATGGTACGGCATCCTTCAAATCCAACCCTTGCACCACAGCTCTAAGTACAAAATTGCTGCTCAACTCATATGGCAGCATACTCTTGGACGACCACACGTCATCATGGAAAACCCACCGCAG TCTACCCAATCCCCAGGTAAGGTAAGTCGTCAAATCCTAGCGGAGGAGGCAGCGAAATGGTCTCGAGAGCAGCGAGCCGCACAGGAAGTGCTCATGGAGAACATCAAGAGTGGAGGAAACGGCCTCACAGTTAGAACAGTAGTCAGCGGCCGCAAGAAATCCATTTATATCATTCAAAATG GCAACTACTACAAGTGTCCACACGGTTCGGAACCAGATCTTGACGCCTATCGAGTTCAAGCCAACATGCATGAACGAAAGTGTACCTTTGGCAAGCAATCCATCCCAGTACCGTTGGACCCTTGCATTGAGGCGGAAGTGGCTCCAATAGAATATTCGTTCCATGAAGGTTGGATGTTCTGTCTAGGTAATGGAGAAAGAGAGAATAATTACTTCCAAAACGGCACCTTAGATTGTGGAAACAAAACGAAA atagcTGTAAGCGAATTTTTAGAAGAATGTGCAATTGATAACAACATAGTGATCACTTTTGATTACTTTGGTGATGAGCCGCGCAAAGACATGATGCATAATGCGACTCTATGCACCACTTGGGATCCGTGCCGATTATCATATTTGTACAGACTTGAG CCACCGCCAGCAGAAATGATGCCTGCATTCCCTACAACTTCACAAAACCCCTGCGAAACGACTGTGTGTCCCGAATGCTTGGAAGAAAATGTTACAGAAGGCGGTTACCAGATTCAAG CTGGTGACGAGTACGACCGTGGTGCCGAGTTTGTACCGACATTATAA
- the LOC113505824 gene encoding lipoma-preferred partner homolog: MNTLDKQLADLRIYANELEAKLQDDINAAMKKPSIPPKKNKPPLPQIPQSCMVKSACEPSYSSRLEYGSRTSSTYSNLVPVKSCIVRNTAKVRSGDVLLYSNVLPPGGTNHVYSNVMMQRNAYGSDSIYGDRDTRSEVSRISDLGAQSNYSELRRPGSAYPPSSASVNAQDFSTYGGSQTSSTYESLYEPINPRPCSQLSGTSLYGGYVGTTVEPTPEPDDALYCGNCYKCGEKIMGETTGCTAMERIYHIKCFCCHQCTINLQGRPFYAVQGRALCERDYLDTLEKCCVCGDPILDRILRATGKPYHPRCFTCVVCQKSLDGIPFTVDAVNRIHCIEDFHKRYAPRCARCREPIVPESGAEETVRIVALDKSFHVACYACEDCGTSLCSRQEGRGCYPLDDHLYCRECNARRIQDLSRNIN; the protein is encoded by the exons ATGAACACGCTTGATAAACAATTAGCAGATTTAAGGATATACGCAAACGAATTAGAGGCAAAACTTCAAGATGATATTAATGCAGCAATGAAGAAACCATCAATCcctcctaaaaaaaataaaccgccTTTGCCTCAAATACCCCAGAGCTGTATGGTTAAGTCAGCCTGCGAGCCGTCCTATTCGTCAAGACTCGAATATGGTAGCCGCACGAGTTCGACATACTCAAACTTAGTTCCTGTTAAAAGTTGCATCGTGAGGAACACGGCCAAAGTGCGAAGCGGAGATGTCTTGTTATACAGTAATGTCCTGCCTCCCGGAGGCACCAACCATGTGTACTCTAATGTTATGATGCAACGTAATGCGTACGGCAGCGACAGTATTTACGGAGACCGCGACACGCGATCGGAAGTCTCCAGGATTAGTGATTTAGGTGCGCAATCAAACTACAGCGAGTTACGACGGCCAGGTTCCGCGTATCCTCCGTCTTCTGCGTCTGTTAACGCTCAGGACTTCTCTACTTATGGTGGATCCCAAACCTCCTCAACATATGAATCTCTGTATGAGCCCATCAACCCGAGACCTTGTAGTCAGCTGTCCGGGACCTCCTTGTATGGGGGCTATGTGGGTACTACAGTGGAACCTACTCCAGAGCCTGATGATGCCTTGTACTGCGGCAACTGCTATAAGTGTGGTGAGAAGATCATGGGTGAGACCACTGGGTGCACTGCTATGGAGAGGATCTATCACATTAAATGCTTCTGTTGTCATCAGTGTACTATCAATTTACAA ggtCGCCCTTTCTATGCAGTACAAGGCCGGGCACTTTGTGAAAGAGATTACTTGGACACTTTAGAGAAATGCTGTGTCTGTGGAGACCCCATTCTGGATCGTATATTGAGGGCTACAGGCAAGCCCTACCATCCCCGCTGTTTCACATGTGTTGTGTGTCAGAAGAGCCTCGATGGTATACCGTTCACAGTGGATGCTGTTAACCGCATACATTGTATTGAAGACTTTCATAAAAG atatgcCCCCCGATGCGCTCGTTGCCGCGAGCCTATAGTTCCCGAGAGTGGCGCTGAAGAAACGGTTCGCATCGTGGCTCTGGACAAGAGCTTCCACGTGGCGTGCTACGCGTGCGAGGACTGCGGCACTTCGCTGTGCTCGCGGCAGGAGGGCCGCGGCTGCTACCCGCTCGACGACCATCTCTACTGCAGAGAATGCAATGCGCGCCGCATACAAGATCTCTCCAGAAACATTAATTAA